From the genome of Tenericutes bacterium MZ-XQ:
GGTTCTACATCAGATACAGATAACAATTTGTCTTTACCAGCTTTTTTCTTTAGTTGTGCAATGATTTTTTCAAAATCCACAAACATACCTCCTAAGTATTTCTATTTCAATTTAGCTAACATTTTAAATTCGTCAAGCAAAATATGATTATTATATGCTTCTTTTTCTAATGTAGCTTTTACATAATTTTTTCTTCTAATTAAGTTTGCCGTTTTTACAAGGCTAATATAATGTTCAACTTCACTTACATCTATACCCAAATTTTTTTCCCAAATGATATCTTTAAACAACTCTGATTCTGCGTATGCTCTTTGCTCACTGGTCAAACTATCCATAAACTCTTCTATATTTAATTGATCATGTTCTTTATAATATGAATCAATTAATATTCTAATGGTTGATTGAATGTGATCAACAAAATCACTTGTCTTAAGTCTTGCTTGAATATGTGCTGAGTCTTGTTTTGATCTAAGCATTGCATAGATCAAATAACGCTCAGCTTTTTCATATTTATTAGAAATCTTTTGGGTTTCTTTTCTTGGTAAAACTTCGTTTTGGGGTAATGGCGGTTGTTTTTTAGTCTTTATATCAAATGCATCTGTTGACACATTCAAATCTTTGGCTAATCTAGTTTTATAAAGACTTTGAATGGTTTGATCAGCATAGGATAACATTTCAAGTACTTGATTTTTAAATGTTGTGATGTCATTTGCATTTGATAGATCTTTACCCTTTTTGTAATATCCATATCTAAATTGATAAGGATCTTTGACATACTCACCAAAAAGGATTTCAAATTTCTCGTCACCATAAGCTTTAATAAACTCGTCAGGATCCATTTTCTCAGGAATTGTTAAAACTTCTGTTTTTAATCGTACTTTTTCAAGAAGATGAATCGCTTGAAGTGTTGCTTTAACACCAGCATCATCACCATCATAAGCAATAATGATTGAATCAGTAAACTGTTTAATCAATTTTACTTGATCA
Proteins encoded in this window:
- a CDS encoding DNA primase codes for the protein MDNKLIELINEKTPIVDLVSEFVSLQKAGKNYRGLCPFHQEKTPSFFVSPEKNICKCYGCGEGGSPINFYRKIKSISFQEAAEELAEKAGITIEKTNRQKDPYETFYQLMHEVKEFYKFNLKNSENGQKALDYLYKRELSDDIIDHFEIGYAPEHSDALYKLLNDKGYQVSDMIKLGVVKQKDDGSYYDLFSHRIIFPITNAKGSVVGFSGRTLNPKDTIKYVNSPETVIFKKGQLLYHFNEALSEIRKNKQVVLYEGFFDVISSYKAGIKHGVATMGTALTFDQVKLIKQFTDSIIIAYDGDDAGVKATLQAIHLLEKVRLKTEVLTIPEKMDPDEFIKAYGDEKFEILFGEYVKDPYQFRYGYYKKGKDLSNANDITTFKNQVLEMLSYADQTIQSLYKTRLAKDLNVSTDAFDIKTKKQPPLPQNEVLPRKETQKISNKYEKAERYLIYAMLRSKQDSAHIQARLKTSDFVDHIQSTIRILIDSYYKEHDQLNIEEFMDSLTSEQRAYAESELFKDIIWEKNLGIDVSEVEHYISLVKTANLIRRKNYVKATLEKEAYNNHILLDEFKMLAKLK